A DNA window from Castanea sativa cultivar Marrone di Chiusa Pesio chromosome 7, ASM4071231v1 contains the following coding sequences:
- the LOC142644682 gene encoding MADS-box transcription factor 23-like — translation MGRGKIVIKRIDNSTSRQVTFSKRRNGLLKKAKELSILCEAEVGLIIFSSTGRLYDYSSTSMKSVIERYKKLKEEHHQLMNPASEVKFWQREAASLRQQLLYVQECNRQLLGHELANLNIKDLQNLENTLEMSLKGIRMKKEQIYTEEIKEVNRKGHLVHQQNTELHNELDQFRKENEELKKKVYGERDVNEANTTTNAPHKVSNGYGLQAPIHLQLSTTQAQNNEAQAKAMKLGLQLH, via the exons ATGGGGAGAGGAAAGATTGTCATTAAAAGGATCGACAATTCGACTAGCAGACAAGTGACTTTCTCCAAGAGAAGAAATGGCCTGCTCAAGAAGGCCAAGGAGCTCTCTATCCTTTGCGAAGCTGAAGTTGGGCTTATCATCTTCTCCAGCACCGGCAGGCTCTATGATTATTCAAGTACTAG CATGAAGTCTGTTATTGAAAGatacaagaagctaaaagaggAACATCATCAGCTGATGAATCCTGCTTCCGAAGTTAAG TTTTGGCAAAGGGAAGCAGCGAGTTTGAGGCAACAACTGCTGTACGTGCAAGAATGCAACAG GCAATTACTGGGACATGAACTTGCTAATTTGAACATCAAAGATCTACAAAATTTGGAAAACACACTGGAAatgagtttgaagggtatacgCATGAAAAAG GAGCAAATTTACActgaagaaataaaagaagtaaATCGGAAG ggacatcttgttcatcaacaAAACACAGAACTGCATAATGAATTAGACCAGTTCCGTAAAGAAAATGAGGAGTTGAAAAAGAAG GTTTACGGAGAAAGAGATGTAAATGAAGCAAACACAACTACAAATGCTCCACACAAAGTCAGCAATGGATATGGCCTTCAAGCACCCATCCATCTCCAGCTAAGCACAACTCAGGCTCAAAACAATGAAGCACAAGCAAAAGCAATGAAATTGGG ATTACAACTGCATTAA